The window GGTGGACCAGCAGGGCGACCAGGTCGTTGGAGCTCCACACCGATGCCTTGGGGACACCGGTCGTTCCTGACGAGGACATCACGTGCGCGGGGGCGTCGGAGCTGGGGCGATGCTCGTCGAGTTCGCCGGCGGTCAGAGGCGCCGCACCGGCTGCCAGCGATTCCAGCGAACCGCTTCGGGCGGTCAACACGTGTTTGAGGTCGGGTAGCCCGTCACCCAGCGTTTCCGCCAGGCCGACGTAGTCGAAGCCGCCGTTATCGTCGAGGACGATCAGCATCGGAGCCCGTACCGTGCCCAGCAGAGACCGCAGCTCAGCGCCGCGCCAGCCGGTGCTTACCGGCAGGAACAGCGCGCCGATCCTGTTGCACGCCAGGTGCAATGCGGGCAGCAAGACGCAGCCGGGCAGGTGGACGGCGACTGGATCGCCGGGCTCAATACCGTGATCGAGCAGAACCCGCGCAAGACGCAGCGACAGGTCCCCGAGTTCGCCGTATGTCAGCTTTTCACGGGAATCGATGACCGCAGTCTTCTCGGGATGCCGTTGTGCGTGGCCGTCGACGACGTCCGCGATCGTCTGGTCGCCCCACACACCCATCTCACGGAAGCGGCCCGGGGCCGAGCTGGGCTGCACCCAAGGAATGTGCAGGTCAATCATGTTTTTGGCTCCTTCACAGAGAACGTCACGGACCCCGGTTGGGATGCCGACTGCGCGTGCCGGCGTCGGCGGGATCACGGATACACCAGCCGGTACATCCGATGACGTGAGGGGTCATCCGCTGGTTCGCCCGGCCGGGCTCGGGGTGTTGGCCCCGTCGTCCGTCGGGTCCTCGTGTGCCAACGGTTGGGTGCGATCGAGCATGGCGGCCAGATCCGGGGTCTTGACCCGTGGACTTCCTCGGCGCCGACCCGCCTGAATTTCGTGGGAGTCCAGCCGTAGCCATCCCGCCCAATCCACGATCTTGACTCCGCGATGCTCGAGCAGTTCGATGACCGTCCGGTCGTCGTCGCGTCTCGGCGGCGCGAGGGGGCAAGTCGGCGAGCAGGTTCTTGACGGTCTGCGCGGCGTCGGCCCGATTGGTGCCGATCACACCAGTGGGACCGCGCTTTGCCCATCCGGTCACGTACTCGCCCGGCAGAATATGGCCGTGTCCATCCACTAAGCGACCACCGAGGAAAGCGACCGGGCTTCGCAGGAATCGCAGGTGCATCCGCCTTGGCTTTCCCTGCAGCGGCCGATCCGCCCACTGCCGCAGCGTCGAAACCATCCGCTCGAGCTGGGGCCTTCCCGCCAGCTCGGCTCGCTCGCTCTCGCTCAACGCCAATTCTGTCGGATCAATGATGAGATCGGCGTTGGATAGCTCGCCGAGCCCGCGAAGTTCGACCGGTGTGAACTTCATCTGGGCGGGACCGCGCCGGCACAGCAGGCGCCGGCACAGCAGATAGAAATCGGTGATGCGGCTGCAGCGAAGTGCGGTGACGACCCGGTCGGGGACGTCGGTGGCGGCGATCTCCTCAGCGTTGCGCTCCAGCACGCGCGCGACATCGAGGGCGGTGCGGCTAATCGTAATCATGATAATGAGGTATCTCGTCGGGGTCCCTTCCGCCCGTCTAGCGTCCTGTCCTTCTTCGGCCGTAACCGGCAGGATTGCTCGCCAAAGACCGCCGGTACGACAAGAATCCAGGGATCCGTTTTCTTGTCAGCAGCGTGGGTGTCACGTATGATGATGATACCTAATGACATGAGTCACATCAACAACGGCTTGTGCCATATACCACTACGACGACGGGGCGTTCGATCGACATGCGTGTTCGGGTAGCCGGCGTCGAGGCGCGCGGATAGGGATTCAGTGGTTGTGTCGACGAAGGGAGTTTCGTGAAGACTCGGGCTGCAGTGCTCCATGGGCAAAACGAGCAGTTCAAGGTCCAAGAGGTGGATCTCGCCCCGCCGGGCCGGCACGAGGTGAGGGTGCGCCTGGCCGCGACCGGCCTCTGCCACAGCGACTACCACCTGGTCACGGGCGATCTTCCGATGCCATATCCGGTGATCGGCGGTCACGAAGGGGCCGGGGTCGTCGAGGAGATCGGCGCCGAGGTCACGTCGGTCGAACCGGGTGACCATGTGGTCTTGTCCTTCATCCCCGCGTGTGGGCACTGCCGCTCGTGTGCGACCGGACACTCGAACCTCTGCGATCTGGGTGCCAACATCCTGGCCGGTCCACAGCTCGACGGAACCTACCGATTCCACGTCGGAGCCCAAGGCGCTGGCCAGATGTGCTTGTTGGGAACGTTTGCCGAGCACACGGTGGTGCCCGATGTTTCCGTAGTGAAGATCGATCAGAGCGTTCCGCTGCGCACCGCAGCCCTGATCGGGTGCGGCGTGCCCACCGGCTACGGGGCGGCGGTCAACAAGGCGAAGGTGCGGCCCGGTGAATCCGTGGTCATCTGGGGCGCCGGCGGAATCGGCATGAACGCGATCCAGGGGGCCGCTACGTCCGGTGCCCGCGTCGTCGTGGCCGTCGAACCGGACGAGGCCAAGCGCAAACTCGCCTACGAAGTGTTCGGCGCAACTCACGTCGTCGATCCAAGCGCCGTCGATCCGGTAGACGCGGTCCTCGAGGCCACCTGGAACAGGGGTGCCGACGTGTCCATCGCGACTCCCGGCGTTCTCACCGAGGCGATCCTGGCACAGGCGCTTCAGGCGCTGGGGAAAGGCGGGCGCGCCGTCCTGGTCGCCGTGCCGCCCGCCGGCGCCGACCACCTGCCCATAGCTCCTTTCGATGTTGTGATGTTCGAACGCCAGATCCTCGGGACCGTGTACGGCAGCTCCAACCCGTTCTCCGACATTCCCCAACTGATCGACCTTTATCAATCCGGCAAATTGAAACTCGATGAACTGGTGACCAATACCTACTCGCTCGATCAGATCAACGAGGGATACGCGGACATGCTCGCGGGTCGCAATATCCGGGGGCTGGTCGTCCTGTCGGACGACTAACAGCCAAATGGAGAGCTGATTCCACCCGGCAACGCGAGCGTGTCTCGCCGACAGCTGACCACTCACTGCCACATAGCAACAGCGATACCTGTTCGCGAAGATTGGAGCGAATTCAACGATGACGACGCAACAACGCAACACCGGTATCGATGACGAGCGACCCACCGTTCTCGACGCCGAAGCGGCCGACAAGTTCATCGAGCACCTGAGCATGCACGATAGGGAAATCCAACGCCACCGACTGGCGATCTACGACCGCATGCGCGGGGCATGCCCGGTCGGGCGTTCCGTCGAACACGGCGGGTTCTACGCCCTCTCCACCTACCATGACGTCTACGACGCGGCGCACGCACCGGAGCGGTTCTCGTCGTTTCCGGTAACGATACCGCCGTTCGGCAACCCGGTCCCCATGATTCCGATCGAGGCCGATCCCCCGGGCCACGCCAACTACCGCGCCCTGGTGGGTCAGCGATTCAGCCCCAAGCGGGTCGAGGAAATGGACGCCGAAATCCGCTCGCTCGTCAACGAACTGCTCGACAACATCGAGGGTAGGCGGGAGGTCGACCTCGCCAAAGAGGTCGCAGTCCAGCTTCCCCTAAGTGTGATCCTCGAGCTGTTCTTAGGAGTCCCAAAGCAGGACCGGGACAAAATGTACGAGCTTGCCGTGCGGATGCTGCAGCCGGATCCGGACGACTCGGATGAGCAGAAGCATGAGAAAGCCGGCGCGGCGGGCATGGGGCTGATGACCTATTTCGCGGAGCTGCTCATGAACCTCCGGGAGAACGGGCATGGTGAGGACCTCATCAGCGATTTGGATCAGGCGCACGTCGAGGGCGTAAAGCTGACCGATGAAGAAATCCTGGGCTTCTGCCTGCTGCTGGTGCCTGCGGGGTTCGACACCACGGCAAGCGCGATCGGCCGGATGTTGCAGCTGTTCGCAACGAATCCCCAGATTCGCCAGGCGGTCAAGGAGCGCATCGAGGACTCGCAAGCACTCGACGTCGCCATCGAAGAGCTGATCCGATACATCTCCCCCGTGCCGGGTCTGGCTCGAACCGTCACCGAGCCATGCGAGTTCGCCGGGCAGACTCTAGAGCAAGGCGACCGCCTGTTGCTGCTGTGGCCTTCGGCGAACCGGGACCCCGAGGAGTTCGACGCACCCAACGAATTCGTGGCGGACCGCAAACCCAACCGCCACGTCGGGTTCGGTTCGGGGATTCATCGCTGCCTGGGCGCCCATGTTGCCCGCAAGGAGATCAAAGTGCTGCTGGAGGAGATGTTCCGGCGCGACATACCTGAATACCGGTTGCATCCGGAGAAGCCACCGGTGTGGCACACCGGTGACACCTGGGGTGTGAAGTCTTTGCCGGTGATTTTCGAGTCCTGGTCGTGAGGTGATCGCGTGACCAGCAAATCCGCAGAGGTCACCGTCGACCTCAACCGGTGCATGGGCCATGCCCGCTGCCACTCACTGGCACCGGCGATCTACGGCCTGGATGACGAAGGGAAGTCGGTGGTCATCCTCGATCCCGTTCCGCCAGAGTTGGTCAAAGAAGCGGAGGAAGGCGCACAGGCGTGCCCAGAGCACGCGATCACGGTTCGTTACCGGGATTGATGGTTCGTCTCCAGCTAACCAGACCTGTCTTACAACCAGCAAAGCGAGATACAAGATGACAATGACGGCAGCGCTGAAATCCGATGTGCGATGGCGCTTCGAGCAATACATCGGCGGGACGTGGCGTCCCTCCGTCAGTGGCAAACGCAGGGAGGTCATCGACCCGGCCACCGCCACCATCGTCGGCGATGTGGCCGACGGAGGGATCGCCGACGTCGAGGCGGCGGTCGCCTACGCCCGCAAGGCCTTTGACGAGGGCCCCTGGGCCGGCCTGGACGTTCGGAGCAGAGTCCGAGCGCTGCAGCCGGCCGTCGACTACTTGGTGGAAAACCAGGACGCCCTCCTGGAAGCGGAAATCGCCGAATGCGGGTCTCCGATCAAGACGGCCAGAGGTCTGCACGTCGGATTCGCCTTGGCCCACAGCCAGTATTTCCTCGATGTGGCGCCGAGCCTGCGACTGGAGCAGCCATTGGGGTTCCATTCGCCTCCGTTCAGCATCAGTCATGTAGTACGGGAACCCGAGGGCGTCGTCGCGGCCATCACCCCGTTCAACTTCCCGCTCTTGTTGGCCGTGTGGAAAGTCATTCCCGCACTGCTGATGGGCAACAGTGTCGTGCTCAAGCCCAACCCACGCACGCCACTGTCGGCGATGCTGCTGGCTGAAGCGTTGTCGCGCACCGATCTTCCCCCCGGGCAGTTCAACGTCGTCACCGGGGACGTCGAAGTAGGTCAGCACCTCGTCGAAAGCGCACTCGTGGACCACGTCACGTTCACCGGAAGTACCGCGGTCGGTCGGAGCGTTGCCGCCGGGGCTGCGCAGACATTGAAGAACGTCACCCTCGAACTGGGCGGGAAGTCGCCGTCGGTCATTCTGCCGGACGCTGACTTCGATCTCGTGGTGGACGGCGTTCTTTTCGGCATCAACTTCTACGCCGGGCAATGCTGTGAAGCGGGCAGCCGCGTCTTCGTGCCGCGCGGGCGCGAAGAGGAACTCACCGACCGACTGGTGCGGCGGGCCGCCACGATCAGACTAGGAGACACGCGCAACCCGGAGACCGACCTGGGCCCGGTAATCTCGGCCGAGAAAGCTGCCGAGCTGGAGCGCGTCGTCAACGATGCCACGGTCGCCGGTGCCGCGCTGGCGTGCGGTGGTCGTCGTGCCGAAATCGGCGACGGCTACTTCTTCCAGCCGACAGTGATCCACAACGTCAGCAACGACATGGCGGTCGCTCGTCAGGAGCTTTTCGGACCCGTGCTGTCGGTCATCGGGTACGACTCCGTCGACGACGCGGTGCGCCTGGCCAACGACACGATATACGGTTTGGCGGCGACGGTGTGGTCCACCAACATGGTCAACGCCTACGAAACCAGCCGGCGGTTACGCGCTGGGACGGTGTGGATCAACGACCACCACCAATTGCGCCCCGACGCACCGTTCGGCGGGTATCGGCAAAGCGGCATCGGCCGCGAACTCGGCGAAGACGGGTTCTTCGATTTCACCGAAGCGAAACATATATACATGAGCCTGACAAATGATCGCCAGTCGCGCTTCTGGTCCCTGGTCCTGCCTGAGGAATAGGAGCGCCTTCCCCGGGCGTTGAGGTCATCGCGTGAGCCCCCAGTTCGGTGAAAATGGGCTCGGGTCGTTTCTGGTGAACCTTGGCCGCCAGAACGCGGCCCCGGCCTCTGCGGGTGGGATTCGGCCCACATGGTGCATCAGCCTGGCGGTGATCGGCCCGGTGCGAAACGGGGAGCCTGGCCGCACGCACTCGGGTCTTGTAGAGCCCGATCGTGGTTTCGCACAGCGCGTTGTCCAAGGCATCGCCGACAAAACTGATCGATGGGATCAGCCCTCCAACATCAGCGTCTCACCGCAATTTATTGCGGTGCGGGGGGTTGACCCGCCTAGCTGCTCCCCCGAAACGGCAAAACCCCGCGCCTCCGGGATCGCCGGATGTGGCGCGGGGTTTTCCAATGGGCGGTCGGTGCGCCGCCCAAGCCTTCTACTTACTGCTGGCCGACCTCGAAGCGGACGAACCGGGTGATGGTCACGCCGGCCTCGTCCAGCAGCGCCTTGACGGTCTTCTTGCTGTCGGACACCGACGGCTGCTCGAGCAGCACGACGTCCTTGAAGAAGCCGGTGAGGCGGCCCTCGACGATCTTGGGCAGCGCCTGCTCGGGCTTGCCCTCGGCCTTGGCGGTCTCCTCGGCCACGCGGCGCTCGGTCTCCACCAAGTCGGCGGGGACGTCGTCGCGGCTGAGGTACTTGGCCTTCAGCGCCGCGATCTGCAGGGCGGCCGCATGCGCGGCGTCCTTGTCCTCACCTGTGAACTCGACGAGCACGCCAACGGCCGGCGGCAGGTCGGCAGCACGCTTGTGCAGGTAGGCCTCCACGTTGCCGTCGAAGTACTCCACGCGCCGAAGCTCGAGCTTCTCGCCGATCTTGGCCGACAGCTCGGCGATGGCCTCTTCGACGGTCTTGTCGCCGATCTTGGCGGCCAGCAGCGTGTCCACGTCGGCCGCCTTGGACTCCAGGGCGGCGTCGACAACCTGGTCGGCCAGGGTCTGGAACTCGGCGTTCTTGGCGACGAAGTCCGTCTCGGAGTTCAGCTCGATCAGCGCACCGTTCTTGGCGGCAACCAGGCCCTCGGCGGTGGCGCGCTCCGCGCGCTTGCCGACGTCCTTGGCACCCTTGATGCGCAACGCCTCGACAGCCTTGTCGAAATCGCCGTCGCTGTCGGCCAGGGCGTTCTTGCAATCCAGCATGCCCGCGCCGGTGAGTTCCCGAAGCCGCTTGACGTCGGCAGCGGTGAAGTTAGCCATCAGTGCCTTTCCTTACGAGATGTCGTCAGTGGCGGACTCGGTGGCGACCGGTCCGGCCTCGGTGGGGGCGGACGCAGTCGCGCCGGCCAGGAGCTCCTGCTCCCACTCGGCCAGCGGCTCGGCGCCGGCCTGGGGCTTGTCGGCACTGCCGGCGCCCGAGCGGGCCTGCAGGCCCTCGGCGACCGCGGAGGCGATCACCTTGGTCAGCAGCGCAGCCGAGCGGATCGCGTCGTCGTTGCCGGGGATCGGGTAGTTGACCTGATCGGGGTCGCAGTTGGTGTCCAGGATCGCGATGACCGGGATGCCGAGCTTGACGGCCTCGCTGACCGCCAGGTGCTCCTTGTTGGTGTCGACGACCCAGATGGCCGAGGGCACCTTGGTCATGTCGCGGATACCGCCGAGGCTACGCTCGAGCTTGTTCTTCTCGCGGGTCAGCATCAGGATTTCCTTCTTGGTGCGACCCTCGAAGCCACCGGTCTGCTCCATCGACTCGAGTTCCTTGAGTCGCTGCAGACGCTTGTGAACGGTGGAGAAGTTGGTGAGCATGCCACCGAGCCAGCGCTGGTTCACATACGGCATGCCGACGCGGGTCGCCTCTTCGGCGATGGACTCCTGCGCCTGCTTCTTGGTGCCGACGAACATGACGCTGCCGCCGTGGGCGACGGTTTCCTTGACGAACTCGTACGCCTGGTCGATGAAGGTCAGCGTCTGCTGCAGGTCGATGATGTAGATGCCGTTGCGGTCGGTGAAGATGAACCGCTTCATCTTGGGATTCCAGCGACGGGTCTGGTGCCCGAAGTGGGCGCCGCTGTCGAGCAGCTGCTTCATGGTCACTACGGCCATGGTTGTGCCTTACCTGTTGTCGGTTGTCGTCCGGCATCGGGTGAGCCGGACCCTGGCGACTGCTTCGATGCCGGACCCGTGTCGAGGAGACCTCTCCGACGGGACCGCCCGGCATACAGGTGACGAACCAGTGGGTTCGGACCGCAGACGCGCGAAGTCAACCCGCTTTCGCGAGTTGCGTTCAGAAGTTTACACGCCCCGAAGGGCTGTTCTGTCCACACAGCCGCGGCCATCCCCAGCCGCGACGCTCACCCCTTTCGCATCGGAACCTGAGCCGCTGAACTGGGCCGATGCGGCTGTTGGCGATCCTGGCGGTGGTCCTGGCCTGCGCGGCGCCCGCGCAGGCGGATCCCGGGCGCCTGCAGTGGCCGCTTCGGCCCCAGCCGGCGGTGACGCGCGGGTTCGACGCGCCGTCACCCGACTGGCAACGCGGCCACCGAGGGGTCGACCTGGCCGGGGTTCCAGGTCAGCCGGTGTATGCGCCCGGGCCGGCGATGGTCGTGTTCGCGGGCAAGCTCGCCGGCCGTCCGGTGGTGTCGCTGGCGCACGACGGGGGTCTGCGTACCAGCTATGAGCCGGTGCAGCCGTCGGTGCGGGTGGGGCAGCTTGTCACCGCCGGGAGCGTGATCGGCGAGTTGGCGGCCGGACATCCCGGCTGTGGAGCCGCCGCGTGTCTGCACTGGGGCGCGATGTGGGGTCCGGCGTCGCGCGCGGACTACGTCGACCCGTTAGGCCTGCTGGCCAGCACCCCGATCAGGCTCAAACCACTGCACCCGTGACCCATTGCCGCGAGCGTGCGCGTCTGCACACGACACGCCGCGGCCTTGTGTACGGACGTGCACGCTGGCGCGGGAACTCCTGACACGCCTACCGTCGATCGATGACCACCGACGCCCACCGCTCACGCCCGCTTCGCTTCGGTCTGCACTCCGCGCTGCCCCGCGGCACGGAGTTCGGCGCATTGGCAATCTCGGCGCAAGAAGCCGGTTTTGACGTGCTGACAATCCCCGATCACCTCGTCGCATCCGTGTCGCCGTTTGCGGGTGCGACGGCCGCCGCGGCGGTCACTACGCGCCTGCACACGGGAACGCTGGTGTTGAACAACGACCTTCGCCATCCCGTCGAGACCGCACGCGAAGCCGCGACCGTCGCCGCGATCTCCGGTGGCCGGTTCGAATTGGGACTCGGCGCGGGTCACATGAAATCCGAGTACGACGCGGCGGGGCTCAGGTTCGACTCGGGCCGAACGCGGGTCGACCGGCTGATCGAATCCGTGAACGTGATTCGCCCGCTGCTCGCAGGCGAGCCCGTCGACGTCGACGGTGCGCACTACTGCGTGCGCGCCGAGGCAGGCGAACTCATCGCCGCACCGGGTGTTGCCGTGCCGCTACTCATCGGCGGAAACGGAACCCGCGTGCTGCAGTTGGCTGGCCGAGTCGCCGACATCGCCGGGCTGACCGGATTCAGCCACAACCGCGACGCGACCAAAGTCAACCTCACCCATTTCGACGCGGCCGGATTGAAGGATCGCATCGCGGTGGTGCGTGACGCTGCGGGCGACCGGTTCGACGCCATCGAACTGAATGCCCTCATCCAGTTCGTTGTGCATACCGACGACCGTGAAGCATCGGCCGCCGAACTGGCCGCGGCCTTCGGCGGGATTTCACCGGAGTTCGTGCTCGATTCGCCGTTCGTCTTACTCGGCACACACGAGCAGATGGCCGAGGCGCTCGTCGAGCGCCAGCAGCGGTTCGGCGTGAGTTACTGGACGGTGTTCGACGAGTGGGTAGGGCGAGCGTCGGCGATGCCGGACATCGCGAAAGTCATTGCGCTACTTCGCTAGCGATTTCGGCGTACTGAGTCGCGCTCGGCGTGACCAACTGCGCCGAAATCACCACTAGGCCCGGGGATGTGCCTGGTCGTGCACCGCACGCAGACGCGCGACCGTGACATGCGTGTACAGCTGCGTGGTGGCCAGGGTGGAGTGGCCCAGCAGCTCCTGGACGATGCGCAGGTCGGCGCCGCCTTCCAGCAGATGAGTCGCGGCACTGTGCCGCAGCCCATGCGGACCGATGTCGGGCGCCCCGTCGACGGCCCTGACCGTCTGGTGCACGACGGTGCGGGCCTGCCGAGGGTCCAGGCGCTTGCCGCGGGGGCCGAGCAGTAGCGCCGGTCCGGAGTCTGCGGTGACGAGCGCCGGGCGGCCATCGGACAGCCAGGCGGTCAGCGCCGCCAGGGCGGGCCGCCCGAACGGCACGGTGCGCTGTTTGTTGCCCTTACCGAGTACGCGCAGCAACTGCCGTCCGGTGTCGACGTCATCGATGTCGAGTCCGCACAGCTCGCTGACCCGGATGCCGGTGGCGTAGAGCAGTTCGACGATGAGGCGGTCGCGCAGGGCCAGCGGATCGCCCTGTTCGGCGCCGAGGTCGGCGGCGGCCATGGCGGCCAGCGCCTGATCCTGGCGCAGGACGGCGGGCAGGGTGCGGCGCGCCTTCGGCAGTTGCAGTCGCACGGCCGGATCGTCGGCGAGCAGGCCGCGCCGGGTGGCCCAGGCGGTGAAGGTCTTGACCGCTGAGGTGCGACGGGCCAGCGTGGTGCGCGCCGTTCCGGCTGCGGCCTGGGCGGCCAGCCACGAGCGGAGCACTGGCAGGCTCAGCGCGCGCAGTCCGGCGCCGGGGGCGCGTTCGTCGAGAAAGCCGAACAGTGAGCGCAGATCGGTGAGGTAGGCCCGCCGGGTGTGCTCGGAGCGATTCCGTTCCAATTCGAGGTGCTGGGCATACTCGGCGAGAATCGCCTCGTAGTCAGCCGGATCGTCCACGCCCCTACGTTCGCATCCGACGCCGAATGCGGGGCCGAGCGACGCGGCGCTGTGTCCGGGCTGTTACCAGTTCCAGATGGCCTGGTCGTCGGACGGGTACTGCGCGCACATATCCGTGGTGTGGGCCGCCACGCCCTTGTTGTTGAAGAACAACTTGGCCCAGTTCGGCCACTGCCAGGACAGCTGCTCGTAGAACGCATTGGTGGCCGTGTCCTCGGAATACTGCCTGCGGCCCGCATAGTCCATGCCGAAGAACCAGTGAATCCGGTCCCGGACCGCCTGCTGCAGTTCAGGCGACTTGTTGTTGTAGTCGATCATGTAGCGCTCGTAGTAGATCGGCTCCACATCGCGCGCGGCGGCCATGATCTGCTCGGCGGTGCACGAGGTGTGCAGAATCCGGTTGGGGATCGGATAGTCGTCGGTGGCATCAGCCGCGGCGTAACCCGTCGCGGTCAGCAGGACCGCCGTCGCTGCCGCCGCGGTGGCAGCGCCGAACAGCGCTGCCCGCAGCCGTCTCGCCATGGCGTGCGCCGGTTACTTCTTGCGCTTGAACAGGTTGAACCTGGGCGCTGCAGCCTCGCTGGCGGCATGTCCGCTGCACCACTGGCCCGCGGGCACGCTGCGCCGCACGGCGTCGACGTGGGAACCGCATCCCGCCCAGGTGGTCTTGCCGCAAACCCGGCACTGGACCGCTCGACACATGTGAATTTCCTCTCGGTCAGTGAGCCGGCCTCAGGCCAGGCTCAAGAACAACT is drawn from Candidatus Mycolicibacterium alkanivorans and contains these coding sequences:
- a CDS encoding NDMA-dependent alcohol dehydrogenase, which codes for MKTRAAVLHGQNEQFKVQEVDLAPPGRHEVRVRLAATGLCHSDYHLVTGDLPMPYPVIGGHEGAGVVEEIGAEVTSVEPGDHVVLSFIPACGHCRSCATGHSNLCDLGANILAGPQLDGTYRFHVGAQGAGQMCLLGTFAEHTVVPDVSVVKIDQSVPLRTAALIGCGVPTGYGAAVNKAKVRPGESVVIWGAGGIGMNAIQGAATSGARVVVAVEPDEAKRKLAYEVFGATHVVDPSAVDPVDAVLEATWNRGADVSIATPGVLTEAILAQALQALGKGGRAVLVAVPPAGADHLPIAPFDVVMFERQILGTVYGSSNPFSDIPQLIDLYQSGKLKLDELVTNTYSLDQINEGYADMLAGRNIRGLVVLSDD
- a CDS encoding cytochrome P450, producing MTTQQRNTGIDDERPTVLDAEAADKFIEHLSMHDREIQRHRLAIYDRMRGACPVGRSVEHGGFYALSTYHDVYDAAHAPERFSSFPVTIPPFGNPVPMIPIEADPPGHANYRALVGQRFSPKRVEEMDAEIRSLVNELLDNIEGRREVDLAKEVAVQLPLSVILELFLGVPKQDRDKMYELAVRMLQPDPDDSDEQKHEKAGAAGMGLMTYFAELLMNLRENGHGEDLISDLDQAHVEGVKLTDEEILGFCLLLVPAGFDTTASAIGRMLQLFATNPQIRQAVKERIEDSQALDVAIEELIRYISPVPGLARTVTEPCEFAGQTLEQGDRLLLLWPSANRDPEEFDAPNEFVADRKPNRHVGFGSGIHRCLGAHVARKEIKVLLEEMFRRDIPEYRLHPEKPPVWHTGDTWGVKSLPVIFESWS
- a CDS encoding ferredoxin, whose translation is MTSKSAEVTVDLNRCMGHARCHSLAPAIYGLDDEGKSVVILDPVPPELVKEAEEGAQACPEHAITVRYRD
- a CDS encoding aldehyde dehydrogenase family protein, with protein sequence MTAALKSDVRWRFEQYIGGTWRPSVSGKRREVIDPATATIVGDVADGGIADVEAAVAYARKAFDEGPWAGLDVRSRVRALQPAVDYLVENQDALLEAEIAECGSPIKTARGLHVGFALAHSQYFLDVAPSLRLEQPLGFHSPPFSISHVVREPEGVVAAITPFNFPLLLAVWKVIPALLMGNSVVLKPNPRTPLSAMLLAEALSRTDLPPGQFNVVTGDVEVGQHLVESALVDHVTFTGSTAVGRSVAAGAAQTLKNVTLELGGKSPSVILPDADFDLVVDGVLFGINFYAGQCCEAGSRVFVPRGREEELTDRLVRRAATIRLGDTRNPETDLGPVISAEKAAELERVVNDATVAGAALACGGRRAEIGDGYFFQPTVIHNVSNDMAVARQELFGPVLSVIGYDSVDDAVRLANDTIYGLAATVWSTNMVNAYETSRRLRAGTVWINDHHQLRPDAPFGGYRQSGIGRELGEDGFFDFTEAKHIYMSLTNDRQSRFWSLVLPEE
- the tsf gene encoding translation elongation factor Ts; amino-acid sequence: MANFTAADVKRLRELTGAGMLDCKNALADSDGDFDKAVEALRIKGAKDVGKRAERATAEGLVAAKNGALIELNSETDFVAKNAEFQTLADQVVDAALESKAADVDTLLAAKIGDKTVEEAIAELSAKIGEKLELRRVEYFDGNVEAYLHKRAADLPPAVGVLVEFTGEDKDAAHAAALQIAALKAKYLSRDDVPADLVETERRVAEETAKAEGKPEQALPKIVEGRLTGFFKDVVLLEQPSVSDSKKTVKALLDEAGVTITRFVRFEVGQQ
- the rpsB gene encoding 30S ribosomal protein S2 codes for the protein MAVVTMKQLLDSGAHFGHQTRRWNPKMKRFIFTDRNGIYIIDLQQTLTFIDQAYEFVKETVAHGGSVMFVGTKKQAQESIAEEATRVGMPYVNQRWLGGMLTNFSTVHKRLQRLKELESMEQTGGFEGRTKKEILMLTREKNKLERSLGGIRDMTKVPSAIWVVDTNKEHLAVSEAVKLGIPVIAILDTNCDPDQVNYPIPGNDDAIRSAALLTKVIASAVAEGLQARSGAGSADKPQAGAEPLAEWEQELLAGATASAPTEAGPVATESATDDIS
- a CDS encoding LLM class F420-dependent oxidoreductase, translated to MTTDAHRSRPLRFGLHSALPRGTEFGALAISAQEAGFDVLTIPDHLVASVSPFAGATAAAAVTTRLHTGTLVLNNDLRHPVETAREAATVAAISGGRFELGLGAGHMKSEYDAAGLRFDSGRTRVDRLIESVNVIRPLLAGEPVDVDGAHYCVRAEAGELIAAPGVAVPLLIGGNGTRVLQLAGRVADIAGLTGFSHNRDATKVNLTHFDAAGLKDRIAVVRDAAGDRFDAIELNALIQFVVHTDDREASAAELAAAFGGISPEFVLDSPFVLLGTHEQMAEALVERQQRFGVSYWTVFDEWVGRASAMPDIAKVIALLR
- a CDS encoding tyrosine recombinase XerC, giving the protein MLAEYAQHLELERNRSEHTRRAYLTDLRSLFGFLDERAPGAGLRALSLPVLRSWLAAQAAAGTARTTLARRTSAVKTFTAWATRRGLLADDPAVRLQLPKARRTLPAVLRQDQALAAMAAADLGAEQGDPLALRDRLIVELLYATGIRVSELCGLDIDDVDTGRQLLRVLGKGNKQRTVPFGRPALAALTAWLSDGRPALVTADSGPALLLGPRGKRLDPRQARTVVHQTVRAVDGAPDIGPHGLRHSAATHLLEGGADLRIVQELLGHSTLATTQLYTHVTVARLRAVHDQAHPRA
- a CDS encoding DUF5078 domain-containing protein; protein product: MARRLRAALFGAATAAAATAVLLTATGYAAADATDDYPIPNRILHTSCTAEQIMAAARDVEPIYYERYMIDYNNKSPELQQAVRDRIHWFFGMDYAGRRQYSEDTATNAFYEQLSWQWPNWAKLFFNNKGVAAHTTDMCAQYPSDDQAIWNW